A genomic segment from Aegilops tauschii subsp. strangulata cultivar AL8/78 chromosome 1, Aet v6.0, whole genome shotgun sequence encodes:
- the LOC109752491 gene encoding uncharacterized protein → MAKLMCLCFIILAIAVAVSADECEGDRQAMIKECAKYQQWPANPKLDPSDACCAVWQKANIPCLCAGVTKEKEKIYCMEKVAYVANFCKKPFPHGYKCGSYTFPPLA, encoded by the exons ATGGCGAAACTAATGTGCTTATGTTTCATCATCCTCGCTATTGCGGTAGCCGTGTCGGCTGACGAATGTGAGGGTGACCGACAGGCCATGATCAAGGAGTGTGCTAAGTATCAACAATGGCCAGCAAACCCGAAGCTAGATCCGTCGGACGCATGCTGCGCCGTGTGGCAGAAGGCAAACATCCCATGCCTTTGCGCTGGTGTCACCAAGGAGAAAGAGAAGATATATTGTATGGAGAAGGTTGCCTACGTTGCCAATTTCTGCAAGAAGCCGTTCCCACATGGCTACAAGTGCGGAA GTTACACATTCCCTCCTCTGGCGTAG